Genomic segment of Siniperca chuatsi isolate FFG_IHB_CAS linkage group LG16, ASM2008510v1, whole genome shotgun sequence:
tccactgatcacaCTTGAGATGTTTCGGCAACTTGACTGGAGTCGACCTGTGGTAAACTCAgctgattggacatgatttggaaaggcacacacctgcctatataaggtcccacagttaacagtgcctgtcagagcacaaaccaagccatcaaGTCTAatgaattgtctgtagacctccagGACAGGACTGTAttgaggcacagatctggggaagggtacagaaacatttctgcagcattggaggtcccaatgagcacagcggcctccatcatctgtagatggaagaagtttggaaccaccaggactcttcctagacctggctgtccggccaaactgagcgattgggggagaagggcctcagtcagggaggtgaccaagaacccgatggtcactctgacagagctccagcgtttctcgGTGGAGAggggagaaccttccagaagaacaaccatctctgcagcactccaccaatcaggcctgtacgGTGGAGTGGCCAGACGGaggccactcctcagtaaaaggcacatgacagcccgcctggagtttgccagAAGGCACCCGAAGGattctcagaccatgagaaactaaATTCTCTAACTAaagtctgatgaaacaaagattgaactctttggcctgaatggcaagtcATGTCTGGAGGAGACCAGGCACCGTCATCACCTGGCCAacaccatccctacagtgaagcatggcgGGGGCAGCctcatgctatgggggtgtttttcagtggAAAACACTGAGACATCCTTGGTGAAATCCTTggtgaaaacctgctccagagagCTCTggtccaacaggacaacgacccttagctcacagccaagataacaaaggagtggctatgggacaactctgtgaatgtgaaagatttaaaacaaacttctttcaccttgtcattatggggtattgtctgtagtttgtgttttgaggaaaataattaatttaatccattttggaataagactgtaacataacaaaatatggaaaaagtgaagcggtgtgaatactttccggatgcactgtagcTGCCAGGTATGTTTGCGTGCACATGGTCCAGCGTATTTGTTCCCCTGGTGGGGGTGTGGACGTGCTGGTGGGATTTAGGTAAAATAGTTTGTCTCTTTATCCCCAGAGATGGActccttaactgtgagtgagtgataaattatctAAATTATCTTCGTCTTTATCCTCTGCCATTTTCTtgtgagtagggatgggtattattaggattttattgatactactgTTCTTATCTGTGCTCGTATCTGTTGCCGTTGTTCTGATTCTTATCTGTTCGGTTCTTTATCAATACTCATCGTTTCtgtttcattactaaataattgctttctcaaaaatatatttaaaaaaatcaattcagaacaggattagaatagaatattttaaatataactaaatgtatataactaaatgtgtgtatgtattagATATAAATGATCCTGGCCATGCAAAAACCATGAATGTCGCACAGCATTTTTGTATGACGTCATTAAAGAGACTGAGTCCCCCCCCCGGACTCTGACTGACTTCCAGCGTCCCTGGCACTTTTGCAGCGTTTTTTCCAACATGGTGGTCCACCAgtgaaaaaatacacagaaaatagGTACAAAAAGCAACGTTTTAGTGGTATCCAATGTAAACATTATAACAAATCATCAATCAACACTCCGTCGCATTTGATACTAACAatacaattaaaacattatctGCTCATGTCACTTACCACGGCATTGTCGGTTACTTTAATGCAGAGGTTGCCGTCGCAGTGTCTGTACTTCAGAACCACTCTGACCTGCAAACAGAACAACTGATGAATttgagaaagtaaaaaaaaaaaaaaagaagcagaccAGCAGTTGTCACGTTCACGTCGCTAACGAGCTGAGCTATCCGACTAACAAGCTATCCAACTAGCATGTTAACCTAAGTTACttataaaaaagtgttttcaccTTCATGGGATCTGTCAGATATAGTTTTTCTGCTGCACGGGCGAACTCTTCCCAAGTCTGATAGTAAGGCATTATTCTAACAAAGCAAAGTTACTATTATACCAAAGAATCTGTCTGAATCGGCTAACCAGGTTTGCTAACTTCGGAGCACCACATCAGCAGCAGCGTGgagacagccaatcagaatggAGTAAACGTGTTGCCGAAACCACTTCCGGGTTAccgtttcaaaataaaacacgtTAAGCATAAACTAAAGTCTGCGCTATTAAGTAAGTACTGaataataaaaaccaaaacagaaaaacttaATTAATTCATCTTTGATTGTATTTGTAAACCCCTCCATTCAAGTTCAAATGTATCATAACAAATGCATGCTCCACAGACTAAGAGGCAATGAAGTTGCCATTCATTACATCTCATTCATTAGCTACAACTGCTGATCGCTTTTCCATTCTCAATCACCCacgttttaaaataaaaacaaacaaagtcaTGTTGTCTGTTAAACATGTATACCTTGGGTTGAATCAATTACCAATCAGCAAACTAGCCCAATGGCCCTTTGTTTTGAAATTACCGTTAGCCTCATGACCGGAAGTTTTCCTGCGCTTCATGCCGTGCAGTCTGTGGCTGTATAGTGTAGGAAATTCTGCACGTCGTCCTCTAGTGGACTGAAAAAGACTGGCCTTTCCCAACACAACGCGGCCCACAAAGCAGGGAATATGACAGACTCATTGCAGTCTTTGAGTACTATTAAAGTTTTCAATCTTCTTTAACAACAatgttttataaactgatcaaatgttttgtatgtaaaataagacggtgtagtccctcattcgtccaggagtgttccatcgtagaaaaggtttcagtcgtagtcatctggacactgttttcagaatcaagacgtttcggctcccatccggaagtcattctcaattgtgaaaatggtctgagaactcagaaattcaAGAGTGCCAAACcgcctccttccaacattacatccgaagagaggagggcactctcagcactgcagaaggatcacagcagaaacattctaccagcagacaaggggcgctgcactgtgattctgaatacagccgattatgaaaccaaggtcaacaaccttcttgaagacacaaccacatatcaaaaacttaaaagagatccaaccaatggctacaagaagaaggttatagactgtctatagaagcttgagaaggaggaggtgatagacaggcctctgtactacagactataccctggggaagccattccctgcatctatggccttcccaaaattcacaaagagaatgttccactcagacccatcgtgtgcagcacagattccatcacatacaacatagccaaacatttgactacaatcttggctctgttggtggggaacacagtacatcatgtggaaaacacacagaaatttgtggacaaagtgaaacatctccagttggacccagatgacgtaatggtttcgtatgttgtgtccttgttcacctgcatcccgacctcaagcagtgacagcggtgtggaaaagactgcaggaggacttcaccttgcagcaaaggaccaagcttacacctgaacacatctgcaaactattagacatctgtctcaacacaacctacttccaattccggggacacttctacagacagattcacggctgtgctatgggctctccggtctctcccat
This window contains:
- the srp9 gene encoding signal recognition particle 9 kDa protein, which gives rise to MPYYQTWEEFARAAEKLYLTDPMKVRVVLKYRHCDGNLCIKVTDNAVCLQYKTDQAQDVKKIEKLHGKLMRLMVSKETHSGAMETD